In one Mycobacterium sp. NBC_00419 genomic region, the following are encoded:
- a CDS encoding Ig-like domain-containing protein translates to MNRAAAASLVIAGMSLAALPAAGVASAAPGDGDTAASSTAHPGRPQAKHSPATPSAARHSTATSARGAAKPVVHQSSTARSASVNPIVAALFNRAPTLRPTQDTPGLDGIVHGALNATDPDGDSLTYTVVRDPVRGQIAVDNAGNFTYTSQQLSSTDTFTVRVSDAESGLHLHGLMGLINLLTFGLIGSAGHTTTRVITVSVTPGVDTTAYILPVKPDVNVKSVLTVGDSPSSGTYPMVGSPDGLGLFDNSDGTFTLLMNHELASGSGSVRAHGAAGAFISRYVIDKATLDVVAGADLIQQVFGWNAATQSSDLSSSIVAFNRFCSGDLAAVSAYSDNGLGSTARIFLTGEEGGSGRAVATVASGPDAGKSYILGAFSPATNGSGLTGTASWENLLANPFSQAKTVVIGNNDGGSGVMAGALAVYVGTKQSSGTEADKAGLTNGVLKFVTVAGNAAEIADAATRSTGITSGTAFTLSSVASTSFSRPEDGAWNPLNPNEYYFATTDRLDQVSDGVGGQVGRSRLWRLTFSDIANPDAGGTIDLLVDGDTVGGAKVNMLDNLTIDRAGRILLQEDTGGAAHNAKIWQYDIATDTLTLLARHDPTRFGDIGVNATAPFTIDEESSGIVDAQDVLGPGWFLLTVMAHYPLGGALVEGGQLLALYDAPATA, encoded by the coding sequence GTGAACAGGGCGGCCGCGGCATCCCTCGTCATTGCGGGGATGTCACTGGCCGCCCTCCCAGCAGCCGGCGTCGCGTCGGCTGCGCCGGGCGACGGCGACACCGCAGCGTCGTCGACCGCCCATCCCGGGCGGCCCCAGGCCAAGCACTCCCCCGCCACGCCGAGCGCCGCCCGGCACAGCACCGCGACGTCAGCGCGGGGAGCCGCCAAACCCGTTGTGCACCAATCCTCCACGGCGAGGTCGGCGTCGGTGAACCCGATCGTGGCCGCCTTGTTCAACCGCGCCCCGACGCTCAGGCCCACCCAGGACACCCCCGGGCTCGACGGCATCGTCCACGGGGCACTGAATGCCACCGACCCCGACGGCGACTCCCTGACCTACACCGTGGTGCGCGATCCGGTCCGCGGCCAGATCGCCGTCGACAACGCCGGGAACTTCACCTACACCAGCCAACAACTCAGCTCCACCGACACGTTCACCGTCCGCGTCAGTGACGCTGAGAGCGGGTTGCACCTGCACGGTCTGATGGGCCTGATCAATCTGCTGACCTTCGGCCTGATCGGCTCCGCTGGACACACCACCACCCGGGTCATCACCGTGTCGGTGACCCCCGGGGTGGACACGACTGCCTACATCCTTCCGGTGAAACCCGATGTCAATGTCAAAAGTGTTCTCACCGTTGGCGATTCACCGTCTAGTGGCACCTACCCCATGGTGGGCTCGCCCGACGGCCTGGGCTTGTTCGACAACAGCGACGGCACGTTCACGCTTCTGATGAATCATGAACTGGCGTCCGGCTCCGGCTCGGTACGCGCACACGGGGCCGCCGGGGCGTTCATCTCCCGCTACGTCATCGACAAGGCCACGCTGGACGTCGTGGCCGGGGCCGACCTGATCCAGCAGGTGTTCGGCTGGAACGCCGCCACGCAGAGTTCGGACCTGTCCAGCAGCATCGTGGCGTTCAACCGCTTCTGCTCCGGTGACCTTGCCGCGGTCTCGGCCTACTCCGACAACGGGCTGGGCAGCACCGCGAGGATCTTCCTCACCGGCGAGGAGGGCGGTTCCGGGCGGGCGGTGGCCACCGTGGCCTCCGGTCCTGACGCCGGAAAGAGCTACATTCTGGGCGCTTTCAGCCCGGCCACCAACGGCTCCGGGCTCACCGGCACTGCGAGCTGGGAGAACCTGCTGGCCAACCCCTTCAGCCAGGCCAAGACCGTCGTCATCGGCAACAACGACGGCGGCTCGGGGGTGATGGCCGGCGCGCTGGCCGTCTACGTGGGCACCAAGCAATCCAGCGGGACCGAAGCCGACAAGGCGGGGCTGACCAACGGGGTGCTCAAGTTCGTCACGGTGGCCGGAAACGCTGCGGAGATCGCCGACGCCGCCACCCGATCGACCGGCATCACCAGTGGCACCGCCTTCACCCTCAGTTCAGTCGCATCGACCAGCTTCTCGCGGCCCGAGGACGGCGCCTGGAACCCGTTGAACCCCAACGAGTATTACTTCGCGACCACCGACCGCCTCGACCAGGTCTCCGACGGCGTGGGCGGCCAGGTCGGCCGCAGCCGGCTATGGCGGCTGACGTTCAGCGACATCGCCAACCCGGACGCCGGCGGAACCATCGACCTGCTCGTCGACGGGGACACCGTGGGCGGGGCGAAGGTGAACATGCTCGACAACCTGACGATCGACCGCGCGGGCCGCATCCTGCTCCAGGAGGACACCGGCGGGGCGGCCCACAACGCCAAGATCTGGCAATACGACATCGCCACCGACACGCTGACGCTGCTGGCCCGCCACGACCCCACCCGCTTCGGCGACATCGGAGTGAACGCCACCGCGCCGTTCACCATCGACGAGGAGTCCTCGGGCATCGTCGACGCCCAGGACGTGCTCGGGCCGGGCTGGTTCCTGCTGACGGTGATGGCGCACTACCCGCTGGGCGGCGCACTGGTGGAGGGGGGCCAGCTACTGGCGCTCTACGACGCTCCCGCGACCGCCTGA
- a CDS encoding DHA2 family efflux MFS transporter permease subunit produces the protein MAGEQPDVDLAEPPGAPINPWNALWAMMVGFFMILVDSTIVAVANPSIMDALEITDYDTVIWVTSSYLLAYAVPLLLAGRLGDRYGPKNLYLVGLALFTVSSLWCGLSGSIDALITARAVQGLGAALLTPQTLSTITRIFPAQRRGVAMSVWGATAGVATLVGPLAGGVIVDHLGWEWIFFVNVPVGLIGLALAVWLVPALPTNKQRFDLLGVALSGIGMFLVVFGLQEGQSHHWAAWIWAVIVAGIGFFVAFVYWQSVNRNDPLIPLEIFADRDFSLSNLGVAVIGFVVTAMVLPVMFYAQVVCGLTPTRSALLVAPMAVTSGVLAPFVGRIVDNTHPRSIIGFGFSVVAIALTWLSIEMTPSTPIWRLVLPLTAMGVGMAFIWAPLATTATRNLPPRLAGAGSGVYNATRQVGSVLGSAGMAALMAARINDELPAAPAGAPPGELAVLKLPSFLHEPFAAALSQSTLLPAFVALFGIIAALFMLGGAPRRIAGPSHSGADEVTDRIPAYYDDDDYLEYEVDREPVFTQVPEVVDDETEQIVWQRPVEPPHVPVVEPIGFAHNGFHVDEDHFAPLDGVRSTFAEVFADDDEPATIAEDARLWTVPETAATPESDSLSRHRLSDVGEPPRARHYREDSGDTETHGRHSLRD, from the coding sequence ATGGCCGGCGAGCAGCCGGACGTGGACTTGGCCGAGCCGCCCGGGGCGCCGATCAATCCGTGGAACGCGCTGTGGGCCATGATGGTCGGCTTCTTCATGATCCTGGTCGACTCGACGATCGTGGCGGTCGCCAACCCCAGCATCATGGACGCGCTGGAGATCACCGACTACGACACCGTCATCTGGGTGACCAGCTCCTACCTGCTGGCCTACGCGGTGCCCCTGCTACTGGCCGGCCGCCTCGGTGACCGCTACGGACCGAAGAACCTCTATCTGGTCGGGCTGGCCCTGTTCACGGTGTCGTCGCTGTGGTGCGGCCTGTCCGGGTCCATCGACGCGCTGATCACCGCGCGCGCCGTCCAGGGTCTGGGCGCGGCGTTGCTGACGCCGCAGACGTTGTCGACCATCACCCGGATTTTCCCGGCGCAGCGCCGCGGCGTCGCGATGAGCGTGTGGGGCGCCACCGCCGGGGTGGCGACCCTGGTCGGCCCGCTGGCCGGTGGCGTGATCGTCGACCACCTCGGCTGGGAGTGGATCTTCTTCGTCAACGTGCCGGTCGGCCTCATCGGCCTGGCGCTGGCGGTGTGGCTGGTGCCCGCGTTGCCGACCAACAAGCAGCGCTTCGATCTGCTCGGTGTCGCGCTGTCCGGGATCGGCATGTTCCTGGTGGTGTTCGGGCTCCAGGAAGGCCAGAGCCACCACTGGGCGGCCTGGATCTGGGCTGTCATCGTGGCAGGAATCGGGTTCTTCGTCGCGTTCGTCTACTGGCAGTCGGTCAACCGCAACGATCCGCTGATTCCGCTGGAGATCTTCGCCGACCGCGACTTCAGCCTGTCCAACCTCGGCGTCGCCGTCATCGGTTTCGTGGTCACCGCGATGGTGCTGCCGGTGATGTTCTACGCCCAGGTGGTGTGCGGGCTGACGCCCACCCGTTCGGCGCTTCTGGTCGCGCCGATGGCGGTGACCAGCGGTGTGCTGGCGCCGTTCGTCGGCCGCATCGTGGACAACACCCATCCGCGTTCGATCATCGGTTTCGGGTTCTCCGTGGTGGCGATCGCATTGACCTGGCTGTCGATCGAGATGACGCCGTCGACCCCGATCTGGCGGCTGGTGCTGCCGTTGACGGCGATGGGCGTGGGGATGGCGTTCATCTGGGCGCCGCTGGCCACCACCGCGACCCGCAACTTGCCGCCGCGGCTGGCCGGGGCCGGCTCCGGGGTGTACAACGCGACGCGGCAGGTCGGCTCGGTACTGGGCAGCGCAGGCATGGCGGCACTGATGGCGGCCCGGATCAACGACGAGTTGCCTGCCGCTCCCGCCGGTGCCCCGCCGGGTGAGCTGGCGGTCCTCAAGCTGCCGTCGTTCCTGCACGAGCCGTTCGCCGCGGCGCTGTCGCAGTCGACGCTGTTGCCGGCGTTCGTGGCGCTGTTCGGGATCATCGCGGCCCTGTTCATGCTCGGTGGCGCCCCGCGGCGCATCGCCGGCCCCAGCCACTCCGGTGCCGACGAGGTGACCGACCGGATCCCGGCCTACTACGACGATGACGACTACCTCGAGTACGAGGTCGACCGGGAACCGGTGTTCACCCAGGTGCCCGAGGTGGTCGACGACGAAACCGAGCAGATCGTGTGGCAACGCCCGGTCGAGCCGCCGCATGTGCCCGTTGTTGAGCCGATCGGCTTCGCCCACAACGGCTTTCATGTCGACGAGGATCACTTCGCACCGCTGGACGGCGTACGCTCCACGTTCGCCGAGGTGTTCGCCGACGACGACGAGCCGGCGACGATCGCCGAGGACGCGCGGCTGTGGACGGTGCCGGAGACCGCCGCGACCCCGGAATCGGACTCGCTGTCGCGCCATCGCCTCAGTGACGTCGGTGAACCGCCCCGCGCCCGGCATTACCGGGAGGATTCCGGCGATACCGAGACGCACGGGCGCCATTCCCTGCGCGACTGA
- a CDS encoding multifunctional oxoglutarate decarboxylase/oxoglutarate dehydrogenase thiamine pyrophosphate-binding subunit/dihydrolipoyllysine-residue succinyltransferase subunit codes for MSSTSSPFGQNEWLVEEMYRKFRDDPSSVDPSWHEFLVDYSPEPTTESVGNGKAAPAAPAEPAPAPPPAAAAPASAPAPAPTPAPAAAPAPAAKAPEKPAAPKPAGPAVASDAETQVLRGAAAAVVKNMNTSLEIPTATSVRAIPAKLMIDNRIVVNNHLKRTRGGKVSFTHLLGYAIVQAVKKFPNLNRHYAEIDGKPNAITPAHTNLGLAIDLQTKNGRQLVVAAIKNCETMRFGQFIAAYEDIVRRARDGKLTAEDFAGVTISLTNPGTIGTVHSVPRLMSGQGAIIGAGAMEYPAEFQGASEERIAEIGIGKLITLTSTYDHRIIQGAESGDFLRTIHELLLSDDFYDEIFFELGIPYEPVRWHTDNPDPIVDKNARVLELIAAYRNRGHLMADIDPLRLDKTRFRSHPDLDVNTHGLTLWDLDRVFKVEGFAGKETKKLRDVLGLLRDAYCRHIGVEYTHILEPEQQKWLQERIEVKHDKPTVAQQKYILSKLNAAEAFETFLQTKYVGQKRFSLEGAETVIPMMDAVIDQAAEHALDEVVIGMPHRGRLNVLANIVGKPYSQIFSEFEGNLNPSQAHGSGDVKYHLGATGNYIQMFGENDIQVSLTANPSHLEAVDPVLEGLVRAKQDLLEEQSAGDAENSKAFTVMPLMLHGDAAFAGQGVVAETLNLALLRGYRTGGTIHIVVNNQIGFTTSPHDSRSSEYCTDVAKMIGAPIFHVNGDDPEACVWVSRLAVDFRQKFKKDVIIDMLCYRRRGHNEGDDPSMTQPYMYDVIDTKRGVRKTYTEALIGRGDISMKEAEDALRDYQGQLERVFNEVRELEKVDIEPSESVEADQMIPRGMTTAVDKSLLARIGDAHLAFPEGFSVHPRVKPVLEKRREMAYEGKVDWAFGELLALGTFLAEGKLIRFTGQDTRRGTFTQRHAVVIDRKSGEEFTPLDLLTINQDGTPTGGRLLIYDSALSEYAAVGFEYGYSVGNPDALVLWEAQFGDFVNGAQSIIDEFISSGEAKWGQLSDVVLLLPHGHEGQGPDHTSGRIERFLQLWAEGSMTIAMPSTPANYFHLLRRHGLDGVHRPLIVFTPKSMLRNKAAVSDIRDFTEQKFRSIMEEPTYTDGEGDRSKVTRILLTSGKIYYELAARKDKDKREDVAIVRVEQLAPLPKRRLSNTLDSYPNAQQFFWVQEEPANQGAWPTFGLTLPELLPEKLTGIKRISRRAMSAPSSGSSKVHAVEQQEIIDEAFA; via the coding sequence GTGAGCAGTACGAGTTCACCATTCGGCCAGAACGAGTGGCTGGTCGAGGAGATGTACCGCAAGTTCCGCGACGACCCGTCCTCGGTCGACCCGAGTTGGCACGAGTTCCTCGTCGACTACAGCCCGGAACCCACGACCGAGTCGGTGGGTAACGGCAAGGCCGCCCCGGCCGCACCCGCGGAACCCGCTCCGGCCCCACCCCCGGCGGCTGCGGCCCCCGCATCCGCCCCCGCGCCAGCGCCCACTCCCGCCCCTGCTGCGGCGCCCGCGCCGGCAGCCAAGGCACCGGAGAAGCCGGCCGCACCCAAGCCGGCCGGACCCGCCGTGGCCTCCGACGCCGAGACGCAGGTGCTGCGCGGCGCCGCCGCGGCCGTCGTCAAGAACATGAACACCTCGCTGGAGATCCCGACCGCGACCAGCGTGCGGGCCATCCCGGCCAAGTTGATGATCGATAACCGCATCGTCGTCAACAACCACCTCAAGCGCACCCGCGGCGGCAAGGTCTCGTTCACCCACCTGCTGGGCTACGCCATCGTGCAGGCGGTCAAGAAGTTCCCCAACCTCAACCGGCACTACGCCGAGATCGACGGCAAGCCCAACGCCATCACCCCGGCGCATACCAATCTGGGCCTGGCCATCGACCTGCAGACGAAGAACGGCCGGCAGCTGGTCGTGGCGGCCATCAAGAACTGCGAGACCATGCGGTTCGGTCAGTTCATCGCCGCCTACGAGGACATCGTGCGCCGCGCCCGCGACGGCAAGCTCACCGCCGAGGACTTCGCCGGTGTGACGATCTCGCTGACCAACCCCGGCACCATCGGGACCGTGCACTCGGTGCCGCGGTTGATGTCCGGCCAGGGCGCGATCATCGGCGCCGGCGCGATGGAGTACCCGGCGGAATTCCAGGGCGCCAGCGAGGAGCGCATCGCCGAAATCGGAATCGGCAAGCTGATCACGCTGACATCGACCTACGACCACCGCATCATCCAGGGCGCGGAATCCGGCGACTTCCTGCGGACCATCCACGAGCTACTGCTGTCTGATGACTTCTACGACGAGATCTTCTTCGAACTCGGCATCCCGTATGAGCCGGTGCGCTGGCACACCGACAATCCCGACCCGATCGTCGACAAGAACGCCCGGGTGCTGGAGCTGATCGCCGCCTACCGCAACCGTGGCCACCTGATGGCCGACATCGACCCGCTGCGGCTGGACAAGACCCGGTTCCGCAGCCACCCCGACCTCGACGTCAACACCCATGGGCTGACGCTGTGGGACCTCGACCGGGTGTTCAAGGTCGAAGGCTTCGCCGGCAAGGAAACCAAGAAGCTGCGCGACGTGCTCGGCCTGCTGCGCGACGCATACTGCCGGCACATCGGGGTGGAGTACACCCACATCCTCGAGCCCGAGCAGCAGAAGTGGCTGCAGGAGCGCATCGAGGTCAAACACGACAAGCCGACCGTCGCCCAGCAGAAGTACATCCTGAGCAAGCTCAACGCCGCCGAGGCGTTCGAGACGTTCCTTCAGACGAAATATGTTGGGCAGAAACGCTTCTCGCTGGAAGGTGCGGAGACCGTCATCCCGATGATGGACGCGGTGATCGACCAGGCGGCCGAGCACGCGCTCGACGAGGTCGTCATCGGCATGCCGCACCGCGGTCGGCTCAACGTGCTGGCCAACATCGTCGGCAAGCCCTACTCGCAGATCTTCAGCGAGTTCGAGGGCAACCTCAACCCGTCGCAGGCGCACGGCTCCGGTGACGTCAAGTACCACCTCGGGGCCACCGGCAACTACATCCAGATGTTCGGCGAGAACGACATTCAGGTGTCGCTGACGGCCAACCCGTCGCACCTCGAGGCCGTCGACCCGGTGCTCGAGGGTCTGGTGCGCGCCAAGCAGGACCTGCTCGAAGAGCAGTCTGCCGGCGACGCCGAGAACTCCAAGGCATTCACGGTGATGCCGCTGATGCTGCACGGCGACGCCGCGTTCGCCGGGCAGGGTGTGGTGGCCGAGACGCTGAACCTGGCGCTGCTGCGGGGTTACCGCACGGGCGGCACGATCCACATCGTCGTCAACAACCAGATCGGATTCACGACCTCGCCGCACGACTCGCGCTCCAGCGAGTACTGCACCGACGTCGCGAAAATGATTGGCGCACCGATCTTCCACGTCAACGGCGACGACCCCGAGGCCTGTGTGTGGGTGTCGCGGCTGGCGGTCGACTTCCGGCAGAAGTTCAAGAAGGACGTCATCATCGACATGCTGTGCTACCGCCGCCGCGGGCACAACGAGGGTGACGACCCGTCGATGACGCAGCCCTACATGTACGACGTCATCGACACCAAGCGCGGTGTCCGCAAGACCTACACCGAGGCCCTGATCGGCCGCGGTGACATCTCGATGAAAGAGGCCGAGGACGCGCTGCGCGACTACCAGGGCCAGCTCGAGCGCGTCTTCAACGAGGTCCGCGAGCTGGAGAAGGTCGACATCGAGCCCAGCGAGTCGGTGGAAGCCGACCAGATGATCCCGCGCGGGATGACCACCGCGGTGGACAAGTCGCTGCTGGCCCGCATCGGCGATGCGCATCTGGCCTTCCCCGAAGGCTTTTCGGTGCATCCCCGGGTCAAGCCGGTGCTGGAGAAGCGCCGCGAGATGGCCTACGAGGGCAAGGTGGACTGGGCGTTCGGCGAGCTGCTGGCCTTGGGCACCTTCCTGGCCGAGGGCAAGCTGATCCGGTTCACCGGTCAAGACACCCGGCGTGGCACCTTCACCCAGCGCCACGCGGTGGTGATCGACCGCAAGTCCGGCGAGGAGTTCACCCCGCTGGACCTGCTGACCATCAACCAGGACGGCACGCCGACCGGCGGCCGGTTGCTGATCTATGACTCGGCGCTCTCGGAGTATGCGGCCGTGGGCTTCGAATACGGCTATTCCGTCGGCAACCCGGACGCATTGGTGTTGTGGGAGGCGCAGTTCGGCGACTTCGTCAACGGCGCGCAGTCGATCATCGACGAATTCATCAGCTCCGGTGAGGCCAAGTGGGGTCAGTTGTCCGACGTGGTGCTGCTGCTGCCGCACGGCCACGAGGGTCAGGGACCTGATCACACCTCGGGCCGGATCGAGCGGTTCTTGCAACTGTGGGCCGAAGGCTCGATGACGATCGCCATGCCGTCAACCCCGGCGAACTACTTCCATCTGCTGCGCAGGCACGGCCTCGACGGAGTGCACCGGCCGCTGATCGTGTTCACGCCGAAGTCGATGCTGCGCAACAAGGCCGCGGTCAGCGATATCCGCGACTTCACCGAGCAGAAGTTCCGGTCGATCATGGAGGAGCCGACCTACACCGACGGCGAGGGCGACCGCAGCAAGGTCACCCGAATCCTGTTGACCAGCGGCAAGATCTACTACGAGCTGGCTGCCCGCAAGGACAAGGACAAGCGCGAGGACGTCGCGATCGTGCGCGTCGAGCAGCTGGCGCCGCTGCCCAAGCGGCGGCTGTCCAACACCTTGGACAGCTATCCCAACGCCCAGCAGTTCTTCTGGGTACAGGAGGAGCCGGCCAACCAGGGTGCCTGGCCGACATTCGGCCTCACGCTGCCGGAGTTGTTGCCGGAGAAGTTGACCGGGATCAAGCGGATCTCACGACGAGCCATGTCGGCGCCATCGTCCGGGTCGTCGAAGGTGCACGCCGTCGAGCAGCAGGAGATCATCGACGAGGCGTTCGCGTGA
- a CDS encoding Rv2629 family ribosome hibernation factor: MLSERFRSLVDAKGPFVSLYFDDSHDTQDAAAQLDARLRDVRKHLEEQSVDTPVIEAIDAAVRSAHPPVGRSGRAVIAAGDAIVTDEHLIRPPTTTILRVSELPYLIPIVEHGLLHTNYLVVSVDHTGADITVHSAGRVSDESVDGEGRPVHKAKSAEHHEYGTAQGRVEEAVRKNIRAVADRVTHLVDDAGAELVFIEGEAGARAELASALPERAADKVVQLQGGGRAAGTDQAEVHHEIGQEFLKRRLATIDDAAARFAAGQGTGLAVEGLADVTAALRDGAVDTLIIGEIGDATVVADTDLAMVAPDADTLSGLGGAPERTLRADEALPLLAVATGAALVRTDERLNPADGVAAVLRYAENSSAG, encoded by the coding sequence ATGCTTTCGGAACGTTTTCGCTCGTTGGTGGACGCGAAAGGCCCTTTCGTGTCGCTTTATTTCGACGACTCACACGACACCCAGGACGCCGCCGCCCAACTCGACGCCCGGCTGCGCGATGTGCGTAAGCACCTCGAGGAGCAGTCCGTCGACACCCCGGTGATCGAGGCCATCGACGCCGCAGTGCGCAGTGCACACCCGCCGGTCGGGCGTAGCGGCCGCGCGGTGATCGCCGCGGGCGACGCGATCGTCACCGACGAGCATCTGATCCGGCCACCGACCACCACGATCCTGCGGGTGTCGGAGTTGCCCTATCTGATCCCGATCGTCGAGCACGGTCTGCTGCACACGAACTATCTGGTGGTCTCCGTCGACCACACCGGTGCCGACATCACCGTGCACAGCGCCGGCCGGGTGAGCGACGAGAGCGTCGACGGCGAGGGCCGGCCGGTGCACAAGGCCAAATCGGCCGAGCACCACGAATACGGCACCGCGCAGGGCCGGGTCGAGGAAGCCGTCCGCAAGAACATTCGCGCGGTCGCCGACCGCGTCACCCACCTGGTCGACGACGCCGGCGCCGAGCTGGTGTTCATCGAGGGTGAGGCGGGCGCACGCGCCGAGCTGGCCTCGGCGCTGCCCGAGCGGGCCGCCGACAAGGTGGTCCAACTGCAGGGCGGCGGCCGCGCCGCGGGGACCGACCAGGCCGAGGTGCACCACGAGATCGGTCAGGAATTCCTCAAGCGCCGTTTGGCCACCATCGACGACGCCGCCGCACGCTTCGCGGCCGGCCAAGGTACCGGGCTGGCCGTCGAAGGCCTGGCCGACGTGACGGCCGCACTACGCGACGGCGCGGTAGACACCCTGATCATCGGCGAGATCGGCGACGCGACCGTGGTCGCCGACACCGATCTGGCGATGGTGGCGCCGGACGCCGACACGCTCTCGGGCCTGGGCGGCGCACCCGAGCGGACGCTGCGCGCCGACGAGGCACTGCCGCTGCTGGCGGTGGCGACGGGCGCCGCGCTGGTGCGCACCGACGAGCGACTGAACCCGGCCGACGGGGTGGCGGCGGTGCTGCGCTACGCCGAGAACAGCTCGGCGGGCTAA
- a CDS encoding multidrug effflux MFS transporter, with amino-acid sequence MATSRTVTTTRKSPAAASPAVPSRLRMIVILGALVALGPLTIDMYLPALPRIAQELGVSSSVAQLTLTGTLAGLALGQLIVGPLSDSLGRRRPLIAGIGVHMVASLMCLLAPNMAVLGIARGLQGMGAAAAMVVAVAVVGDLFTDSVAATVMSRLMLVLGVAPVLAPSLGAAVLLHASWHWVFAALIVLAAGLLVMAVLALPETLPPSHRRPLALRSILATYAELFRDLRFVILVLVGALGMSGLFAYISAAPFVLLGRHGLDQQSFALIFGAGAIALIGATQFNVVLLRRFTPQRIMVAALMAATLGGAVFIALAATHTGGVAGFVVPVWTVLGMLGFVIPNAPAVALSRHPDAAGTAAALLGAAQFGVGAVIAPVVGLLGNDEIALAVVMTAGVSIALAALLLAGTGSAEDGA; translated from the coding sequence ATGGCAACATCCCGGACAGTGACCACCACGCGCAAGTCGCCTGCCGCCGCATCCCCGGCGGTGCCCAGCCGGCTCCGGATGATCGTGATCCTGGGTGCGCTGGTGGCGCTGGGTCCGCTGACCATCGACATGTACCTGCCCGCGTTGCCGCGGATCGCCCAGGAACTCGGGGTGTCCTCGTCGGTGGCGCAGTTGACGCTGACCGGCACGCTGGCCGGCCTGGCGCTCGGGCAGCTCATCGTCGGCCCGCTGTCGGATTCGCTGGGCAGGCGCCGGCCGCTGATCGCCGGAATCGGGGTGCACATGGTGGCCTCGCTGATGTGCTTGCTGGCCCCCAACATGGCGGTGCTCGGTATCGCCCGCGGCTTGCAGGGGATGGGTGCGGCCGCGGCGATGGTGGTGGCGGTCGCCGTGGTGGGCGATCTGTTCACCGACTCGGTGGCGGCCACGGTCATGTCCCGGCTGATGCTGGTGCTCGGTGTGGCCCCCGTGCTGGCCCCGTCGCTGGGCGCGGCGGTGCTGCTGCACGCCAGCTGGCATTGGGTGTTCGCGGCGCTGATCGTGTTGGCCGCGGGACTTCTCGTGATGGCGGTGCTGGCGTTGCCCGAGACGCTGCCGCCGTCGCACCGCCGCCCCCTGGCGCTGCGCTCGATCCTGGCCACCTACGCCGAGCTGTTCCGTGATCTGCGGTTCGTGATCCTGGTTCTGGTCGGGGCGCTGGGCATGTCGGGTCTGTTCGCCTACATCTCGGCGGCGCCCTTCGTGCTGCTGGGCCGGCACGGCCTGGACCAGCAGAGCTTCGCGCTGATCTTCGGTGCGGGCGCGATCGCGCTCATCGGCGCGACCCAGTTCAACGTGGTGCTGCTGCGCCGGTTCACCCCGCAGCGCATCATGGTCGCCGCGCTGATGGCCGCGACGCTGGGCGGTGCGGTGTTCATCGCCCTGGCGGCCACCCACACCGGCGGCGTGGCCGGATTCGTGGTGCCGGTGTGGACCGTGTTGGGGATGCTCGGCTTCGTCATCCCCAACGCGCCCGCCGTAGCGCTGTCACGGCACCCCGACGCCGCGGGCACCGCCGCCGCGCTGCTGGGCGCGGCGCAGTTCGGCGTGGGAGCGGTCATCGCGCCGGTGGTCGGTCTGCTGGGCAACGACGAGATCGCGCTGGCGGTGGTGATGACCGCCGGTGTGTCGATCGCCCTGGCGGCGCTACTCCTCGCCGGCACCGGTTCCGCCGAGGACGGCGCTTAG
- a CDS encoding DUF732 domain-containing protein has product MTTAGLAAGLIAGAAAFAAPAHADTTTDDFLGALSAAGIDNIDPGQAVAMGQSICPLLAERSQNTADIASTVADQIGRPLGAATMFTGIAVSFFCPRAVQDLANGQSPIPLPFLNNLGF; this is encoded by the coding sequence ATGACGACCGCCGGGCTGGCTGCCGGCCTGATCGCCGGTGCTGCGGCGTTCGCCGCGCCAGCGCACGCCGACACCACGACCGACGACTTCCTGGGCGCCCTGAGCGCTGCCGGTATCGACAACATCGATCCCGGGCAGGCGGTGGCCATGGGTCAGTCGATCTGCCCGCTGCTGGCCGAGCGCAGCCAGAACACCGCCGACATCGCCTCTACCGTGGCCGACCAGATCGGCCGGCCACTGGGTGCGGCCACGATGTTCACCGGCATCGCGGTGTCGTTCTTCTGCCCGCGCGCGGTGCAGGATCTGGCCAACGGGCAGTCGCCCATCCCGCTGCCGTTCCTCAACAACCTCGGCTTCTAG